The following proteins are co-located in the Myxococcus fulvus genome:
- a CDS encoding methyl-accepting chemotaxis protein, whose amino-acid sequence MTHSLAARLTAAITLVILVLTALCVTFTGVVLRSRMDTELAHSLTQDESAWSRLVAQEGRTLRVLLRSAAANARLRELLSGPTLDAAALQAFAKEQQALVSVELLLITRPEGELVAGSYAGALPALAGMVKSGTPGVLFVGETPYWAVSRPVEVDGRGVGHLVLGSRFDDAPLKDLRNQRGVELVLHAGTRLVARSVDTVSPEALLAAVDAAAEGEGRVEVEDVSFRVARQPVGAGLELVLARDESTEASRFTTAVVLIVGLGLFTALAAGGIIFLLVRRMTGPLRELTAAAARVVAEGDFRGTLEVHSRDEIGQLASSFAEMMVQLRSLLMALKGSAEQLESAASQLTESATVQNEAVSQQAVALHETQLAAQQLQESSRAAAKRVETIQREAEKASGFGQAGEAAVSGSVGGLTHIRSHVEQIGRTISELHQRTRLVGDITRTVKDLADQSNVLALNASIEAARSGDQGRAFSVVARNMRSLADQSAGATTRVQGILGDIGRAISDAVRISEGGAREVEGGLEQVRAAGESLRSLAGIIQSNGQTVKSISDAVRQQDAGIAELFAALSSMADVADQIVDRMAESEQAAIQLSAASGELSAIVGRYQI is encoded by the coding sequence ATGACGCACAGCCTCGCCGCTCGTCTGACCGCCGCCATCACGCTGGTCATCCTGGTCCTCACCGCGCTGTGCGTGACGTTCACGGGCGTCGTGCTGCGCTCCCGGATGGACACGGAGCTGGCGCATTCCCTCACCCAGGACGAGTCCGCCTGGAGCCGGCTGGTGGCCCAGGAGGGCCGCACGCTGCGGGTCCTGCTGCGCAGCGCCGCGGCGAACGCCCGGCTGCGGGAGTTGTTGTCCGGGCCCACGTTGGATGCCGCCGCGCTCCAGGCCTTCGCCAAGGAGCAGCAGGCGCTGGTGTCGGTGGAGCTCCTGCTCATCACCCGGCCCGAGGGTGAGCTGGTCGCGGGCTCGTACGCGGGCGCGCTGCCCGCGCTCGCGGGGATGGTGAAGTCCGGCACGCCGGGCGTGCTCTTCGTGGGCGAGACGCCGTACTGGGCGGTGTCCCGGCCGGTGGAGGTGGACGGACGCGGCGTGGGGCACCTGGTGCTCGGCAGCCGGTTCGACGACGCGCCGCTGAAGGACTTGCGCAACCAGCGGGGCGTGGAGCTGGTGCTGCATGCGGGCACGCGGTTGGTGGCGCGCTCCGTCGACACGGTGTCGCCGGAGGCGTTGCTGGCGGCGGTGGACGCGGCGGCGGAGGGGGAGGGGCGGGTGGAGGTGGAGGACGTGAGCTTCCGCGTGGCGCGTCAGCCGGTGGGCGCGGGGCTGGAGTTGGTGCTCGCGCGGGACGAGAGCACGGAGGCGTCGCGCTTCACCACGGCGGTGGTGCTCATCGTCGGGTTGGGGTTGTTCACGGCGCTGGCGGCTGGCGGCATCATCTTCCTGTTGGTGCGGCGGATGACGGGCCCCTTGAGGGAGCTGACGGCGGCGGCGGCGCGGGTGGTGGCGGAGGGCGACTTCCGGGGCACGCTGGAGGTGCACTCGCGGGATGAGATTGGACAGCTGGCGTCGTCCTTCGCGGAGATGATGGTGCAGCTGCGCTCGTTGCTGATGGCGCTGAAGGGCTCGGCGGAGCAGCTGGAGTCCGCGGCGTCGCAGCTCACCGAGTCCGCGACGGTGCAGAACGAGGCGGTGTCCCAGCAGGCGGTGGCGCTGCACGAGACGCAGCTGGCGGCGCAGCAGCTCCAGGAGAGCTCGCGCGCGGCGGCGAAGCGGGTGGAGACGATTCAGCGCGAGGCGGAGAAGGCGAGCGGCTTCGGTCAGGCGGGCGAGGCGGCGGTGTCCGGCAGCGTGGGCGGGCTCACGCACATCCGCTCGCACGTGGAGCAGATTGGCCGCACCATCTCCGAGCTGCATCAGCGCACGCGGCTGGTGGGCGACATCACCCGCACGGTGAAGGACCTGGCGGACCAGTCCAACGTGCTGGCGCTCAACGCGTCCATCGAGGCGGCGCGCAGCGGGGACCAGGGTCGGGCGTTCTCGGTGGTGGCTCGCAACATGCGTTCGCTGGCGGACCAGTCTGCGGGCGCGACGACGCGCGTGCAGGGCATCCTGGGCGACATCGGTCGGGCCATCTCGGACGCGGTGCGCATCAGCGAGGGCGGGGCGCGCGAGGTGGAGGGCGGCCTGGAGCAGGTGCGCGCGGCGGGAGAGAGCCTGCGCTCGCTGGCGGGCATCATCCAGAGCAATGGTCAGACGGTGAAGAGCATCTCGGACGCCGTGCGCCAGCAGGACGCGGGCATCGCGGAGTTGTTCGCCGCGCTGAGCTCCATGGCGGACGTGGCGGACCAGATTGTCGACCGCATGGCGGAGAGTGAGCAGGCCGCCATCCAGCTCTCCGCTGCTTCGGGCGAGCTGTCCGCCATCGTCGGCCGCTACCAGATTTGA
- a CDS encoding SDR family NAD(P)-dependent oxidoreductase, which produces MTTTQKTVVVTGASRGIGRAVALSFAREGYRVWALARAADALEALAKEGGEGVRPLVVDVASEEALMAATKTILAEGTPRVLVNNAGITVSAPLTKTRTEDLAKVMAINVTAPFILCRELMPAMAKEGGGRVINIGSMAAVRGMKYTSAYCASKHALLGLTRALAVEYAKKNITVNAVNPGWVETDMFSNATAAITQTTGRSGEQAREALASMNAMGRIVQPEEVAALCLFLASDAAGAITGAAHAIDGGELG; this is translated from the coding sequence ATGACGACGACCCAGAAGACCGTGGTGGTGACGGGTGCGAGCCGGGGCATCGGCCGCGCCGTGGCGCTGTCCTTCGCTCGCGAGGGCTATCGCGTCTGGGCCCTGGCCCGCGCGGCGGACGCACTCGAGGCGCTCGCGAAGGAGGGCGGAGAGGGCGTCCGGCCGCTCGTCGTGGACGTGGCGAGCGAGGAGGCGCTGATGGCCGCGACGAAGACCATCCTCGCGGAGGGCACGCCCCGGGTGCTGGTGAACAACGCGGGCATCACCGTGTCCGCGCCGCTCACCAAGACGCGCACGGAGGATTTGGCGAAGGTGATGGCCATCAACGTGACGGCGCCCTTCATCCTCTGTCGGGAGCTGATGCCCGCGATGGCCAAGGAGGGCGGCGGCCGCGTCATCAACATCGGCTCCATGGCCGCGGTGCGGGGCATGAAGTACACGTCCGCGTACTGCGCCTCCAAGCACGCCCTCCTGGGCCTGACGCGCGCGCTCGCGGTGGAGTACGCCAAGAAGAACATCACCGTGAACGCGGTGAACCCGGGCTGGGTGGAGACGGACATGTTCTCCAACGCCACGGCGGCGATTACGCAGACGACGGGCCGCAGCGGGGAGCAGGCGCGCGAGGCGCTCGCGTCGATGAACGCCATGGGCCGCATCGTCCAGCCGGAGGAGGTGGCCGCGCTGTGCCTGTTCCTCGCCTCGGACGCCGCGGGAGCCATCACCGGCGCCGCGCACGCCATCGACGGCGGCGAGCTGGGCTGA